The Astyanax mexicanus isolate ESR-SI-001 chromosome 14, AstMex3_surface, whole genome shotgun sequence genome window below encodes:
- the LOC125780957 gene encoding uncharacterized protein LOC125780957 → MEANVVNRGRARARGVRVRGGRWGGRGRGRPRTIISDEIRATLVDHVVNHGLTMREAGQRVQPNLSRYTVASIIRTFRNENRTERLPTRGGRGRLLSPEQETEIMNMVLENNGITLRQIQRKIIENNEIFQNIDRVSLSTLDRVLHRNKLRMKQVYRVPFERNSERVKELRYNYVQRVLELEVDAVEHQFIFIDEVGFNLTKRRRRGRNIIGQRAIVEVPGQRGGNITMCAAMTHHGIIHHHATLGPYNTAHLITFLDTLHNTLIPPDQIDGPEQLRYVVIWDNVSFHRAALVHNWFTDHPRFSVVYLPPYSPFLNPIEEFFSAWRWKVYGLNSETRIPLFQAMEDACGDIAVDAFHGWIRHARRYFPRCLARENIACDVDEVLWPDRNRREDAA, encoded by the exons ATGGAGGCCAATGTTGTAAACAGAGGCAGAGCCAGAGCCAGaggagtgagagtaagaggaggACGATGGGGAGGACGAGGACGAGGAAGGCCAAGGACAATCATTTCTGATGAGATCCGAGCCACTTTGGTTGACCATGTGGTCAACCATGGCCTAACAATGAGGGAGGCTGGGCAAAGAGTACAGCCAAATTTGAGCAGGTACACTGTAGCATCCATCATCCGGACTTTCCGCAATGAGAATAG AACTGAAAGATTACCAACAAGAGGTGGACGGGGCCGTCTTCTGTCTCCTGAACAGGAAACAGAGATCATGAACATGGTTCTTGAAAATAACGGCATTACCTTAcggcaaatacaaagaaaaataatagaaaacaatgagatatttcaaaatattgataGGGTAAGTTTATCAACGCTGGACCGTGTCTTGCACAGAAATAAACTGAGGATGAAGCAGGTCTACAGGGTGCCATTTGAGCGCAATTCAGAAAGAGTCAAAGAATTGCGATATAACTATGTGCAA AGAGTCCTTGAGCTGGAGGTGGATGCAGTGGAGCACCAGTTCATCTTCATTGATGAGGTTGGATTCAACCTCACAAAAAGACGAAGGAGGGGAAGGAATATAATCGGCCAGCGTGCCATTGTTGAAGTCCCTGGCCAGCGCGGAGGGAACATCACAATGTGTGCAGCGATGACCCACCATGGCATCATCCATCACCATGCTACCCTTGGCCCCTACAACACTGCCCATCTGATCACATTCCTGGACACCctacacaacacactcattccACCAGATCAGATAGACGGCCCAGAGCAGCTCAGGTACGTTGTCATTTGGGACAACGTAAGCTTCCACCGGGCTGCTCTGGTTCATAACTGGTTCACTGACCACCCACGCTTTTCAGTTGTTTATCTCCCTCCATATTCTCCATTCCTCAATCCTATTGAGGAATTTTTTTCTGCCTGGAGATGGAAAGTGTACGGCCTAAATTCAGAAACGCGTATACCCCTTTTCCAAGCTATGGAAGACGCATGTGGAGATATAGCAGTTGATGCTTTTCATGGCTGGATTCGCCATGCTAGGCGATATTTCCCCCGCTGCTTGGCCAGGGAAAACATTGcttgtgatgtagatgaggtgctgtggccagaccgaaacagaagagaggatgcagcatag